The stretch of DNA TATATAAATTATAAGTGTAAGAATCATTCAAATTACTATTCTTACGTTTTTCTAATAGATTTTCTAAAAAATATAAAAAAGTATACTTTGGTATTTTTTTATTTTTAAAACAACTATTAATATTTAAATGACAAGTTTTACCTATAGGATTTACTAAAATAAGTAAACTATCTTTATCACAATCAGTCATAATATTTTTAACATAAAGATAATTACCCGTTATTTCTCCTTTTGTCCATAAACGATTTTTTACACGAGAAAAAAAAGTAACTTTTTTAAGTTCTAATGTTTTTTTTAAAGATTCTTTATTTAAAAATC from Enterobacteriaceae endosymbiont of Plateumaris pusilla encodes:
- the hisIE gene encoding bifunctional phosphoribosyl-AMP cyclohydrolase/phosphoribosyl-ATP diphosphatase HisIE, which encodes MKIDINTLNQLNWTKTHGLIPAIIQHKISGQVLMHGFLNKESLKKTLELKKVTFFSRVKNRLWTKGEITGNYLYVKNIMTDCDKDSLLILVNPIGKTCHLNINSCFKNKKIPKYTFLYFLENLLEKRKNSNLNDSYTYNLYKSGTKRISQKVGEEAIETILAVNDNNYQEIINETSDLIYHLLVLLKNKNINFSEIIENLQKRNNN